In Colletotrichum lupini chromosome 6, complete sequence, a single window of DNA contains:
- a CDS encoding averantin oxidoreductase, giving the protein MPNFAQSAFGESFECLESSKMHTWVNIFFSLLKNMALHQVVARLPKLAQYPASLLMIPSQVVTQVATLNTLQKEKVNHRLKTQPPVPDFMEKMIAAHESGKMSYHQLEENSQILIGAGSETTATLLSGLVWLLLKHPRVYDKLATEIRTMFERPEDITMISVNECRYLLACIEETLRIYPPSPQPHPRIIPPGGATVDNEFLPEGTFVSIPIYAASNSPKNWTNPEEFAPEGWIGEDARFENDKRDASQPFQYGPRNCIGRNLAYVEMKIIMSRLLWHFDVMNATDYNWMDQRVFAVWEKSPLWYK; this is encoded by the exons ATGCCTAACTTTGCGCAATCAGCCTTTGGCGAGTCCTTTGAATGTCTCGAGTCTTCCAAAATGCACACCTGGGTGAACATATTCTTCTCATTACTGAAGAATATGGCGCTGCATCAAGTCGTTGCCCGTCTGCCGAAGTTAGCTCAATATCCTGCTTCTCTGTTAATGATTCCAAGTCAAGTAGTGACACAAGTCGCGACTCTTAACACGCTACAAAAG GAAAAAGTCAATCATCGTCTTAAAACACAACCTCCAGTGCCGGACTTCATGGAAAAGATGATTGCTGCACATGAATCTGGCAAAATGTCATACCACCAGCTAGAAGAAAACTCACAAATCCTGATTGGTGCAGGAAGTGAGACGACAGCTACTCTCCTTTCTG GTCTCGTTTGGCTTTTGCTCAAGCACCCACGGGTCTACGACAAGCTTGCTACCGAGATCAGGACGATGTTCGAAAGGCCTGAGGACATCACAATGATCAGCGTCAACGAATGTCGGTATCTGCTTGCCTGCATCGAAGAGACACTGCGCATCTACCCCCCTTCACCACAACCTCATCCGCGTATTATCCCTCCTGGCGGTGCAACAGTTGACAATGAATTTCTTCCGGAGGGCACATTTGTCAGTATTCCGATCTATGCCGCCTCGAACAGTCCTAAGAACTGGACCAATCCTGAGGAGTTCGCGCCGGAGGGTTGGATCGGAGAAGACGCAAGATTCGAGAATGATAAACGAGATGCGTCGCAGCCTTTTCAGTACGGACCACGCAACTGCATTGGCAGGAATCTAGCATACGTTGAGATGAAGATCATAATGTCTCGACTCCTGTGGCACTTTGATGTCATGAACGCAACGGATTATAATTGGATGGATCAACGAGTCTTTGCAGTGTGGGAAAAATCACCTTTGTGG TACAAGTAa
- a CDS encoding DJ-1/PfpI family protein, translated as MHLELIANLPFNMTKKVLIVLTSCGTIPKSGKPTGWYLPELAHPYDVLKDAGVELVFASLEGGIAPLDPASVKVFGNDPSSQNFLKNHRHTWENTERLSMYAGRASEFDAIFFPGAHGPMFDLAFDQGSLKLVADFAAQNKPIAAVCHGPGAIVNVKNHDGSYLLEGRHVTGFSNIEEGKAGYTSEMNFLLEDRIKEVGGKYATADAPFGEMVSQSTHFWAPPPFGHPNKTWHPNINTNHN; from the exons ATGCACTTGGAGCTCATCGCAAACCTT CCTTTCAATATGACCAAGAAGGTTCTTATTGTACTCACCTCTTGTGGCACAATCCCAAAGAGCGGCAAGCCCACTGGCTGGTATCTG CCCGAGCTCGCTCATCCATATGATGTTCTAAAAGATGCTGGAGTGGAGCTGGTCTTCGCGTCCCTTGAGGGCGGGATTGCACCCCTTGATCCAGCTTCCGTCAAGGTCTTCGGCAACGATCCATCATCTCAGAATTTCCTGAAGAATCATCGACACACTTGGGAAAACACTGAACGCCTTTCCATGTATGCTGGTAGGGCATCTGAATTTGACGCCATTTTCTTCCCAGGTGCACATGGTCCGATGTTCGATCTGGCATTCGACCAAGGGAGTCTGAAACTCGTCGCCGACTTTGCCGCACAGAACAAACCTATTGCTGCTGTATGTCATGGGCCTGGAGCTATCGTGAACGTCAAGAATCACGACGGCAGCTATTTGCTCGAGGGAAGACACGTGACCGGGTTTAGCAATATTGAGGAGGGCAAGGCTGGATATACTTCAGAGATGAACTTTTTACTTGAGGATCGTATCAAGGAGGTGGGCGGCAAATATGCCACCGCTGATGCTCCTTTCGGAGAGATGgtaagtcaaagcacccacttttgggcaccccccccttttgggcaccccaaCAAAACATGGCATCCAAACATCAACACTAACCacaattaa
- a CDS encoding fungal specific transcription factor domain-containing protein has protein sequence MADKHESEPATSGTNNSPERGNSREVAERSPDLNRRSGIALCRSNAITKLQTAPTVLGLGCIAPGLRADTQHNVEGYNALDSPDSAVSASTTGLTLLCRSATDVNSPTGQSDKHPSMPSSTSTEGMAHYVRAPHPQVISATGACSLLSRQGLAQVEHLVGDSRLTDALNDLQHQFQSLHSASYLQPEDTNNPLPDHQVVADCVNGYMATTNMSIRLFQESEIQTAMRSYLLGQRIEDPGWWMAVNVMLAYTLRKQSRMRNKAVYKKYIHNALGMIPNVLIRSPSPLTIGSLLSMVLFYKFTFENHVAQSLSGLAVQLLLMSGYHRPETFRTAFTPSTLSPSDRLHRRRLFWQAYILDHDLMLRIGQPPLIKDEFLLDLPEEYPADGYSMYHFPNNASLNFFLQQVRLARIQGRISSELYSSAKVSSSELEAQIVRLDSELEEWRRGIPEVIHPECFECLIDGDYRRMACLTTLHFTYFQLVVAIHSAAFRLPYLGDREGIQPDNIGPSLALCVSASRAAISLLGYHQTEHPYTPYLLYQVAWSADVLFVNILHNKMASSATQDLSLLSAVISFFQKYDPDHQSVILYQIIRIMVDVASSILNDTAVLATNPLSIGPTSHNAQVSIFAPIDGVPTTRSMTSEEYTSFSSADTTAMKTTAAVQPGNISSNCDAAVFIRVTSAADIEQYSQLDVVSMASTTTPEAPFFGGVLDVANWGLPMEYHPQLWQYQEILNHSLSDQD, from the exons ATGGCAGACAAACATGAATCAGAGCCGGCCACGTCAGGCACCAACAATAGCCCAGAACGAGGCAACTCGAGAGAGGTCGCGGAGCGGAGTCCAGATC TGAACCGGCGATCTGGTATCGCACTTTGCAGGTCAAATGCGATCACAAAACTCCAGACTGCTCCCACTGTCTTAGGTTTGGGCTGCATTGCACCTGGCCTCAGAGCCGACACCCAACACAACGTCGAAGGCT ACAATGCGCTCGACTCACCGGATTCTGCAGTCTCTGCTTCGACAACTGGACTGACACTGCTGTGTCGGAGCGCCACCGATGTGAATTCGCCGACTGGACAATCCGACAAGCATCCATCAATGCCTTCCAGCACCTCCACTGAGGGGATGGCGCATTATGTGAGGGCTCCTCATCCGCAAGTCATCTCCGCAACAG GTGCCTGCTCTCTGCTCTCACGTCAAGGTCTAGCACAGGTCGAACATCTGGTTGGCGACTCAAGACTCACCGATGCATTGAACGACCTCCAGCATCAATTTCAAAGCCTGCACTCGGCTTCCTACCTGCAGCCTGAGGATACGAATAACCCACTGCCCGACCATCAAGTCGTTGCTGATTGCGTGAATG GATACATGGCAACGACGAACATGAGCATCAGGCTGTTTCAGGAGTCTGAGATACAAACCGCCATGCGATCCTATTTGCTTGGGCAACGCATCGAAGACCCTGGCTGGTGGATGGCTGTAAACGTCATGCTTGCCTATACCCTTCGCAAACAAAGTCGCATGCGCAACAAGGCTGTCTACAAGAAATACATTCACAATGCTCTGGGCATGATTCCCAATGTGCTCATTCGATCGCCTTCGCCATTGACAATCGGCTCGCTCCTATCCATG GTCCTATTCTATAAGTTCACGTTCGAAAACCATGTTGCCCAGTCTCTTTCGGGTCTCGCTGTTCAGCTTCTTCTGATGTCTGGCTATCACCGTCCAGAAACCTTTCGCACAGCCTTCACTCCGTCTACTTTGAGCCCGTCAGATCGGcttcatcgtcgtcggcTTTTTTGGCAGGCTTATATTCTCGACCATGACCTTATGCTTCGTATTGGCCAGCCCCCACTTATCAAGGATGAATTCTTACTCGACCTACCAGAAGAGTACCCAGCAGATGGGTATAGTATGTACCACTTTCCTAATAACGCTTCTCTCAATTTCTTCTTGCAACAGGTCCGTCTAGCGAGGATACAAGGACGGATCTCGTCAGAGCTGTACTCAAGCGCCAAAGTCTCATCATCGGAGCTCGAGGCTCAGATTGTTCGTCTTGACTCTGAACTCGAAGAATGGAGGCGAGGCATCCCGGAGGTGATTCACCCTGAATGCTTCGAATGCCTTATTGACGGAGACTATAGACGGATGGCTTGTCTTACGACACTGCACTTCACGTACTTTCAACTGGTGGTGGCGATTCATTCCGCAGCGTTCCGTCTTCCATACTTAGGGGATCGAGAAGGCATCCAACCCGACAATATCGGTCCTTCTCTGGCTCTCTGCGTCTCTGCCTCTCGAGCGGCAATTTCACTCCTTGGATATCATCAGACAGAACATCCGTACACACC ATACCTCCTTTACCAGGTAGCTTGGTCCGCAGACGTTCTATTCGTCAACATTCTCCACAATAAGATGGCTTCCAGTGCCACGCAAGACCTTAGTCTTCTCAGCGCTGTGATCTCCTTCTTTCAGAAGTACGATCCAGATCACCAATCGGTCATATTGTATCAAATTATTCGTATCATGGTTGACGTCGCTTCTTCTATCCTGAATGACACTGCTGTCCTTGCGACAAACCCGCTCTCCATCGGTCCTACATCACATAATGCACAGGTTTCAATATTCGCGCCTATCGATGGCGTGCCAACTACAAGATCAATGACCTCTGAAGAGTATACCAGCTTTTCTTCAGCAGATACTACCGCCATGAAAACAACAGCCGCTGTCCAGCCGGGCAACATTAGCAGCAACTGCGACGCAGCAGTATTCATTAGGGTTACCTCAGCGGCTGATATTGAACAGTACTCGCAGTTGGATGTGGTCAGCATGGCCAGCACAACAACACCCGAGGCTCCGTTCTTTGGCGGGGTTTTGGATGTGGCAAATTGGGGTTTGCCAATGGAGTATCATCCGCAACTTTGGCAATACCAGGAGATTCTGAACCACAGCCTTTCTGATCAGGATTAA
- a CDS encoding polygalacturonase, whose protein sequence is MFFNRFISTVAFVAGLANALAQLGPVQGLDRRQEKSTRCVVPVNGNGSDDTPAILAAFDKCKTDGHIIFENVTYHIGQVMKTVDLNNVKIDIKGTLLWSKNTTYWLANSLPIGYQNQTAAWVLGGKHLDVNGFGYGTFDGNGQTWYDLVNGESNYPNRPHALLLDGAEDSVFEGLRFVQAQMWTVTITRSKRVLLQDIYVNNTSSNRNPARNTDGANTMFSDNVHFRRWIIKNGDDCIAIKANSTNILIENVEFHDGQGVAIGSIGQYAGRFEAIENITVRNVLAHGSRYAGRIKTWTGTQLGYPPNGGGGGLGYAKNLSWDNVTIYDAEQAPIYVMQCITYNGQQGNCSSSLFDISNISFTNFRGTLQGSRVAYLQCSRAHGGCDDVRIQNMSFTDISVDPPISATGYRCSNVNEPEGFSC, encoded by the exons ATGTTCTTCAATCGATTCATCTCGACAGTGGCGTTCGTAGCTGGCTTAGCCAATGCTCTCGCTCAGCTTGGTCCGGTTCAAGGTCTTGATCGACGACAGGAAAAGTCTACACGTTGTGTAGTGCCTGTCAACGGTAACGGCTCTGATGACACGCCCGCCATCCTTGCTGCTTTTGACAAGTGCAAGACTGACGGACATATCATCTTTGAGAACGTCACGTATCACATCGGCCAAGTCATGAAAACTGTTGATCTAAACAACGTCAAGATTGATATCAAAGGGACTTTGCTA TGGAGCAAGAACACAACGTACTGGCTAGCGAATTCTCTGCCAATTGGCTACCAAAATCAAACCGCCGCCTGGGTCCTTGGAGGAAAGCATCTCGATGTGAACGGCTTTGGCTATGGCACGTTTGATGGAAATGGCCAGACTTGGTATGACTTGGTCAATGGAGAGTCGAATTACCCCA ACCGACCTCATGCTCTCTTGCTTGACGGGGCTGAAGACTCGGTCTTTGAGGGTCTTCGATTTGTCCAGGCTCAAATGTG GACGGTCACAATCACGCGGTCCAAACGTGTTCTCCTTCAAGACATCTATGTCAACAACACAAGCTCCAACAGAAACCCGGCTCGTAATACCGACGGGGCTAACACCATGTTCTCGGATAATGTCCACTTTCGTCGCTGGATAATCAAAAATGGAGACGACTGCATCGCGATCAAAGCTAACTCTACAAACATTCTCATTGAAAACGTGGAATTCCACGACGGCCAGGGCGTTGCTATTGGCAGCATTGGGCAGTATGCTGGCCGGTTTGAGGCCATCGAGAACATAACGGTCAGAAACGTCTTGGCCCATGGATCTCGATATGCCGGTCGCATCAAGACGTGGACTGGTACGCAGCTCGGATATCCACCAAATGGCGGTGGCGGTGGCTTAGGAT ATGCCAAGAATCTCA GTTGGGATAATGTAACCATTTACGACGCAGAACAGGCTCCCATATACGTGATGCAATGCATCACCTACAACGGTCAGCAGGGCAATTGCAGCTCGTCTTTGTTCGATATCTCCAACATAAGCTTCACCAACTTCCGTGGCACACTCCAAGGAAGCCGCGTCGCCTACTTGCAATGCAGTCGGGCTCACGGCGGATGTGACGATGTCCGGATACAGAATATGAGCTTCACCGACATCAGTGTCGATCCCCCGATTTCTGCGACAGGATATAGATGCAGCAACGTGAATGAACCTGAGGGATTCAGTTGCTGA